In Gemmatimonadaceae bacterium, the genomic window GGATCACCGGGTTCGGCCCATCGGTCTCCAAACCGGTGAGCCTGAGCGTGGTCGTGCCCTTTCCCGACAAGCTGCGGCTGGAGAGCCGGCTCGGCACCGCCAACGTCAACGCGTCGCAGCAGAATCTGCGGCTCGTCGAGCAAGGCATCGCCGCCTCGGCCAGCCAAGCGTACGACGCCGTGCTCGTGGCGGCCATGCACCGGCGCGACTTTCTCGAGGCCGACTCGTTGGCCACGGACTTTCTCAAGAAGACGCAAGCCCGGTTCAATGCCGGCACGGTGGCCCGGCTCGACGTGATCAAGGCGCAGGTCGATCTCGCCTCCGCCGGCAACGACCTCATCGCCAACTCGCGCGACATCGCCACCGCGCAGGCCGGTCTGAACCGCATCATTGGGCGCGCCCTCGGCTCCCCGATCGACCTCACCGACTCGCTCACCGTGCCGCCGCCCCTGCCCGACCTCGATGCCGTGCAGCAGGCCGCGCTCCGGTCGCGGCCGGAGATCCGCTCGCTCGAGGCCCAGCAGCGCGCGGCGCAGGCCAACGCGTCGCTCGTCCGCGAGCAGGCGTTCCTGCCCGATCTGTTCGCGTCGGCGAGTCGCGACGCATCCGTAGCCGGCCCAGCCTGGTACTCGGTAGGCATCGCGATGCCCATTCCCATCCTGTTCTGGCAGCACTCGCGCGGCGACTTCGCCGAGACTCAGCACCGTGAACTCGAACTGGCGGCCACCCTGCGCGACACGCG contains:
- a CDS encoding TolC family protein, encoding MRTSIWMCALVCVASVASAQQRAPAGGSVADTLRLTRRQAIAMALLSNPTIGVAKEQTAQVQAQRVEGMAIPDPLFSAAYDSMPRITGFGPSVSKPVSLSVVVPFPDKLRLESRLGTANVNASQQNLRLVEQGIAASASQAYDAVLVAAMHRRDFLEADSLATDFLKKTQARFNAGTVARLDVIKAQVDLASAGNDLIANSRDIATAQAGLNRIIGRALGSPIDLTDSLTVPPPLPDLDAVQQAALRSRPEIRSLEAQQRAAQANASLVREQAFLPDLFASASRDASVAGPAWYSVGIAMPIPILFWQHSRGDFAETQHRELELAATLRDTRAAVGQDVQTAFANADAAERQAVFIRDQLLPSAREAYRVATTSYGLGGLSALDVLDARRSLLDAESQYADALAAANSARADLERAAGVPLTTFAPGAPRE